One Microbacter margulisiae genomic window carries:
- a CDS encoding DUF3788 family protein: MPASIYTEKSVKPDDAMLAYDLSGTKPYLDKIAAFIEREYGDCSPEWHFYNKKSGWILKMGAKTRNVLFIVPCPNYFETVFTFGDKAAALIFNSNLPDSIKKDLSEAKKYAEGQTIRIEARTDADLDNILEMIRIKLMN, from the coding sequence ATGCCTGCAAGCATATACACAGAGAAATCAGTTAAGCCGGATGATGCAATGTTGGCTTATGATTTGTCAGGAACCAAACCATACCTTGATAAAATTGCAGCCTTCATTGAAAGGGAATATGGCGATTGTAGCCCTGAGTGGCACTTCTATAATAAGAAATCAGGTTGGATCTTAAAAATGGGAGCAAAAACACGAAACGTTTTATTTATTGTTCCTTGCCCTAATTATTTCGAGACAGTATTTACTTTTGGCGACAAGGCGGCTGCTCTTATTTTTAATAGCAACTTACCTGATTCCATAAAAAAGGATCTATCTGAGGCAAAAAAATATGCTGAAGGACAGACTATCCGGATAGAAGCGAGAACGGATGCTGATTTGGATAACATATTGGAGATGATTCGTATTAAACTTATGAATTAA
- a CDS encoding rhodanese-like domain-containing protein — protein sequence MNQEIMEVSVATAHEKIKNGAILLDIRELEEIEMLAFDVENQIVIPVSELSLRHSELPTDKEIIVGCHSGNRSLSMTRFLMNQNFNNVFNMKGGIRDWMEQGLPVRWEE from the coding sequence ATGAATCAGGAAATAATGGAAGTCAGTGTGGCAACCGCCCACGAAAAGATAAAAAATGGCGCTATATTGCTCGATATTCGTGAATTGGAAGAAATTGAAATGCTTGCCTTCGACGTAGAAAATCAAATCGTGATACCTGTGAGTGAGTTATCTCTGAGACATTCGGAACTGCCTACTGACAAGGAGATTATTGTAGGGTGCCACAGCGGGAACAGAAGCCTCAGCATGACTCGTTTTCTGATGAACCAGAACTTTAATAATGTCTTTAACATGAAAGGCGGCATCCGCGACTGGATGGAGCAGGGACTTCCTGTACGATGGGAGGAGTGA